AAAAATGACGTGTTTATGCCCTTTGAGATAACATAAGagaatttatttgattattattattgttgagaGCATTTAATATGTAATGTTCTTTTTCACGAGAATAAGTAGTTCTAAAAAGATATTATGTTTCATCATTTTATATTGTATTCTATATGATCCTTTAGTAAGTCACAAATAGAACGTTCTAACGGTTAATCAAATACTTCCACAAACAACTTATAAGATCATGCTCATCATGAAATAggataaaaaagttaatttgaaCAACTTAAGATAAAAATGTGATTATCATCAATTGAATAGTAATTAAACTAGGGTTAATCAAACGTctatttcaaaatctataaatatagattttaaGTAAGGAGATAAGGATGTAGATGATTACATAGACTATACATTTAATATCTAAACTATCAAACCACAAACTAGCTTTAATATCAGAGGATCTTTTGTATGTATCTGTCGATCAATATTGGACGAACAACTATAACACATTGGGAGCAAAGGACAACAGTTGGATCCTTTAGATTATCACATAAATTTTAAACGTTGACCTCAATCTTACATCCTAAAACACGTTGTTTATGGATTAATTAGATTGATTATTCAAGTTTCAATATTGAGATTACTAATATGGATAAAAGAGATTATTCAAGTTTCAATATTGATTACTAATATTGAGATTATTCACGTTTTCTATTCATACTTTTAAACATACCTTACTAAAGTTGCAtgtaccaataaaataaaatcatgtatTTCATAACGGCTTGGAATTTTAGGGAACATGTCAGGATGTTACCATAAAGAGAAATGATCACAATCTTAATTAGGAAGATATTTGTACAGTAGGAAGCGGACGACTTGTGAGATAATCCATATCAAGAAGACTGGACGGCACTGGAGAATCGGGAACAGCTAAACAGCagatagaaaactataaatagatgtgATTCTGTTGATTACAACGACTTTGGTTGATCTAACAATTTTCATTTGctgtttcagattgtgatcTTGAGCAAAACGCTCTAAGAACTCATTAAGAAGACGGaagagatctttctttgaagagtgaCAAAGTGATCTGCTCTTACTGTTTAATCAAATTCTGCACTGTTGGTGctcatcatattgatcaagactgctatcaatctttggaagaTTGTTGTTGTCTTGTTGGGATTACAAGAGGTGAACTCGTGGAGTTCTGGatactttgaggattgttcaaagtgggttgaagattgcagaagagggaaTATCTTGCTGCGGATTTTTGTGTTACTGcatatacttttagttagagggttagagagattgtctatattttgacttggaggtctctatagaaatcttgtgtaaaaaccttgactaatatagtgcattggcttcctggttgtggaaggacactggatgtaggcattgaggccgaaccagtataaaaactttgtgtttgctttctttttccctacacttttactttaagtcgactttacaatttacacagtcaactttatatttccgctgcacttaaacttcttattccttgcgattcGAGAAGCATtgtaaagctttatactttgtgaaaaagattttaaaaagactctgaattttgaacctcaccaatccccccccctcttggtgttgaaactgagtcatcctgtttccaacaaatgatgttgataatatgagaagattatgttgttggggtttagatttcacctaatcactttcatgcatataagaattcatcttcttcattagaatgttaatgtcactttctaaattacttagaatCTGATGTCTCGACGAAatatccttaattattagaCCACAATGTCTTGCatccctaacaattaattctgcattacgaacagaagtttaagacaaccaagcattctatccctatgtctaaGCAATAGTTCTCTCATGTGAAATTCTCCAGATCATGATTCGTAAGATATTTCCCAATACTTAGACAAATCAAATATCAAGACATAAATAGCTAAAACAAACTAGCATTacaaatagaagaaaatcactaacatttaatgaaagaagcacAAAATAGTTTAGaacatattcaaatacatgagagtttagaggttacatcttccccaacaacaaatgaagtttagttctccatcgtcatggagaaactaggtgtacaatggaatgaaagagatagaaaaaccctaaaaactaaaTAGGAGAGTTCCTACATCCAATTCTACCTCCAAAGAGTCGAAAAATGTGTTTCTGCATAAACTTTTAGACTATCACATAAACTTTGAACGTTAACCTTGACCCTACATCTTGAAACACCTCACTTATGGATTATTAAATCGATAATTCAAGTTTTAAGACTAAGATTACAATTATTTGATGGTGAAATATTGATCTCACAttataagtataaaattttcaagtgTTAATATGAGGTAAATTTGATATTgagatattatatatgtatatttaaaataaaaaaccataataAAGGTCAGAATTTTTAAGTTTcaattatatactataaaatcataaatgatcatatttaagttaaattagGGATAGGGAAAGTAACTCAAATCACCTACTAGGAGTTATGGAAAAACTTATAAACATACCTTACCAAAATTGCAtgtaacaacaaaataaaatcatgtatTTCATAACGACTTGAAATTTTAGGGAACATGTCAGTAATATCATGGATGTTACCATAAAGAAAAATGATCACAATTTTACTCAGCGAGATATTGATAAGGAATAATATAAGATGAATATTAAATACTCtagttaaagataaaatatagaaaattttgaCCATAACAAACGCTATAACATTTTATTCTCTTGTGTACATACAATATCTTAATTAGGTAAATACtgtttataatgtaatttaaaattaactaataaagaAGTATGTTTacgttattattttatcaagaCTTATATTTGAGTGAGTtacaaatatgttttatttttaatattatgtttgaaggatttaattataaaatttaaatttgtatctatttaatttctaaattaagaaaaaatataatttcaaaataataataataattatatataaaataatatttattctttaactttcatatttatatttatatacaatataGACTtctgatatttatatattttatataaatatatttatatattaattttatttatttattaacgacttttaatattttcttggatatttaattttcatctttttatatatagatgattatttttctttttcatgttaggttagaaatttttattttatatttgaatatttttgttaaaggtaatgatattttgacatctaaaacatgacaaatttttaaaaccACTACGCGTGTCATCATATTGGTCTagtgaaataaagaaaaagaacgaAATGACATGAAAATTAGTGGGGAGAGGGGTCTCTCAACGTGCGTTTCAATCTTTCAAATCAAAATCTGATTTTCACATTTGAGATTGAAAACCCTTGAGAGAGAAGCACCTCAGGCCAGCGAGAAGAGCTCGACGGAGTTTTCACCGTCACTTGTAAACCTACATTGTTCAACATTAACTGGAGGACATTTTGCTGCTGTACCGCCGATTGGAACGTGCCCAGCCACCGAAAACGGTGTCCCGTGAAGAGGCTTTGGAGTTCAAGTGACTTCCCACCGCTCATCGGAAGCGCGCCGCCATTGACCGTCTATCGGAGCACTTTCCGACGCTGTTAGATTGTTTCGAAACTGTCTAGGCCACCAAAAGTTGTctcttgttgagattgttgacaacataaactctatatcaaactagtttttgatgatgacaacacaatgcttaataacagttcacatgttgttgcattacatgttcttattctgaattgtttgacatatttgctgaacatgttttgatgtactgtgatgtatgttcctatggtTGATTGTGtaatatatttgtggaacatgcttgtatggaaATGTGCAATATGAACTggttaattaaaaacattttatttcacatttctggaAGTGAAAGATCACAAgtacctttatgaacttataattgtgagacaaagttctagtccagtcgaatacacctataatggattcgactatgctaaagtctttgtacagtttttgagaatcagtgttgcgtgatattttgagttgaaaagaatttcaaagtgtttttacatgtatTAGTCGACTTTGTCTAGAGCATATTCGACTATGttattgatctgtttggaattctgttatgcttacacgctccaacggctatatttttgaaagttagttaagcattgataacttggtcaactgtaatgaaTGTGTTGATTTTCGTTGACTGAGACCctatatgttgactgtctgttacaactattttaatatagtcgactgaattagtaggctattcgactgagaaacaatctgtctaacagaaaactataaatagatagaaCACGAGTTGTTTTGTGACTTTTGataatctgacattttcatttcttgtttcagattgaattctctgttttaacagctccaagaattctccaagaagacggtgttgatctatcttgagagagattcaaagggagaagtcaattgcgctgactgcttgatcattatctacacgaagaaggtgtttcttgattgatctttgaaggcttggcatcctgtaaagactgttgcgttgattgaaggcttggcaacctgtgaagtctgttgtgttaggcttggcatcctgtgaagagtgctggttacacgttgaggattgttcgacgtgggttcagattgtagaagaggggattcttgttgcaattctggttttgttgtgcagctatattttggttttgggttagagatgagacttatatttttgcgtatggcttctataaattccttattgtaaaaactgcaaccattatagtgcatttgcttcctgggttggaaggacactagatgtaggcattgttggtcgaaccagtataaaaaccagtgtttgattttctctatccctacactctatttccagtcgactttatctgtttagcagtcaactacatttttccgctgcattgaatttttcattacttgcatttcaagaaagataaaaaagctttgcacttttgtataaagattgcgaaaagattttgtttttgaactaacaccaattcaccccccccccctcttgatgtaaaacgaagcctacctgtttctcaacaccTCTGTAGCCAAGGAACAATTCCTTTTAAAACTCAATGTGCATAATCAGATCTGGGAGTagaggccaaataagtgggtagtttaggcaaagtttctgcacacaagagtcaactgtgaaaatgaccttgatttttaattgaaccaacttttttttaagacttattggatatAGAAGTGTTATTCAGCAATTAatgatcatttttatttaacataattggtaaaaaattaaatgggaAGTTTAAAATAAGTGCCCCATTCAAAGTTTACTTTTCGTGCAAAAACTCAGTCTAAACTACCCACTCATGCCTTTGCTACCAGTTTGTTTCTGCACcatcacttttttaaaaaaatgtttccttggggatgaattttgatataaatgtgttaataaatgacacataatcattttcatttaacataattggtaaaaaattaaatgggaAGTTCAAAATAAGTGCCAGATTCATAGATGACCTCTTTGTGCAAAACCTcagcctaaactacccacttattttgcctttgctaCCAGTTCTGTTTCTACaccatcacttttaaaaaaatgtttccttgGGGATGAACTTgcatataaatgttttaataaatgacagataatcattattatttaatataattggtaaaaagTTAAATGTGCAGTTCAAAATAAGTGTCAGATTCAAAGATGACCTCCTCGTGCAAAACCTCAGCCTAAACGATCCACTTATTTTGCCTCTGCTACCAGATCTGTTTCTGCactatcacttttaaaaaaaatgtttccttgAGGATTgacttggatataaatgtgttaataaatgacagatagttattattatttaatataattgttaaaaaattaaatgtgcagTTCAAAATAAGTGCTAGATTCAAAGATGACCTGCTCGTACAAAAATTCAGCCTAAATTatccacttatttggcctttgttCTCAGGTTTGTTTCTGCACATtgagttttaaaagaaattgttccTTGGCTATAGAGATCCATATACTTGTGATCATCAATGGTTGAACAACACTTCTatatccaataagtcttaaaaaaaagttggttcaattaaaaatcaagGCCATTTTCATAGTTGACCCCTGTGTGCAGAAACTTTGCTGAACTATCCACTTATTTGGCCTCTGCTCCCAGGTCTGATTCTGCACATTGAGTTTTAAAAGGAATTGTTCCTTGGCCATGGAGATCCATATACTTGTAATCATCAATGGCTAAATACTTTTatatccaataagtcttaaaaaaaagttggttcaattaaaaatcaagGTCATTTTCATAATTGACCCCTGTGTGCAGAAACTTTGCTtgaactacccacttatttggcctatGCTCCCAGGTCTGATTCTGCACATTGAGTTTTAAAAGGAATTGTTCATTGGCGATGGAGACAACTTCTAGTGGCCTAGGCAGTTTCCAAACGGTCCAACAACGCCAAAAAGTGCTCCGGTGGACGATCAATGATGGCGCGCTTCCGATGGGCGGTGGGAAGTCACTCGAACTCCAAAACCTCTTCACAGGACATCATTTTCGGTGGTTGGGCACGTTCCAATCGGCGGTACAGCGACAGAATTTCCTCCAGTTAACGTTGAACGACGCAAGTTTGCAAGTGACAATGAAAACTCTGTTGAACGCTTCTCGTTGGCCTGGGGTGcttctctctctagggttttCAATCCCAAATGTAGAAATAAGATTTTGATTTGAAAGACGAAAATGCGCCTTGAAACCCCTCTCCCCACTAATTTCCACGTCATTtcgttctttttctttatttcacaGATGGACCAATACGAAGACGACACATGgcggtgtcaaaaatttgtcactttttgagtgtcaaagtatcattacccttttgttaaaaagtagactttaagtctaactaaCCCTATAAAACTGGCTTGTAAAATGAGGTTTGTACCTACTTATCTCTAGTCAGTGTGGGAGTTCCAACACATCCTCTCACACCGAGGTACATACATCTCAAATATAAGACTACACATTAATGGGTGATTCGATAACGGATaaaacaatatgcccaacaaataataaatatcactATGATAGATTCTAACATGACTCTAATACCATGACTTTAAACATAACTCAACTCCGCAAAACCgacttataaattaatatttacactcatttatatactttaaattagtcttatctctaatcAAGGTGAAACTTCtaaccatttttaatttaaatattatatttaggtatttaagaatgaaattttaattactataaaGATAAAAGGAATTCCTAATTAAAATTGGATCTAAATGCAAAATATGATCAAATATGTACAATCACACTAATGTATACAAATTATAAAGCTtgtatatcaaataataaaaatatgttatttatatgtTCTACCTTTAACAAAAGATTTTAGACAAATTAACTCAAACACGATTACAtccaatatatatttttagtattttttttaaattgatatttgtttatttactttGGAACACAACCGGAGACAACAAAAACATGTATGAATACATCCAGTAGTGTTTCAATCTATGTGTTTATTGACTTAAAACATGAGTGAAGATAACAAAGGTGATAAAATTGTTATCTTCATTTATATCTATCCAAATTGAAACCATTGTCATTCCAAATTGTCTACTTTGCCATACACCTTTTTATAGTAGTGGTAACCAACTTTAAGGGGTCTTAATACATGTTACAACCAAACAATAGAAAGAGAATGACCAACCTCAACCTTTCCAATTGAAAGATAAATTGCATAAATGTTTAACTTTCCCAGTTCACATTTATAGCAATCCAATGAGATACTGTATTAACAATGTGAGTGAGCTTCATTCACCATCATGTCcaagtaaaacaaaatacaaagaaaGAGACTCTAGAAGGATATTTGCTACTCATCTTCCTCGGGATCAAAATCCTTAACCTTCACATCAGCATCTTCCCCATACTGGATGCAGTTGTCAATTTGGCCCAGTACATATTGTATACTGTAGATATAAGAATCCAACAAaaagcataaaacaaaaataggttAGATAGAAGAATACaacaaaaagtataaaacaaaaataggttAGATAAACAAATCCACCAAAAATAGGTTagatataagtaaaaaaaaacaaaaaaaaaaaaggtaacaaatggaaaaagaatggtGAGACTAGCATGGACTATAAAGATAAGGAAGAGTGAGTAATTCATGTAGTTTGACAATATTATTTTACCACAATATTACTATAGTTATTTAAGTTCGTGAACATGATTAGTAATGCCAACCAGTTATATTGTTCCAAAATAAATCTATtgttataatcaattttaagataatgaatTGTTTGGATGAAAACAAATCAGACTTTACATAACAAAAAAGACtaataaattctataaaaaaaaatgtacttttcttcaaaaaacaGTTGAAAATGGGAAAAAAAGTTTGAATTCAAGGAACACAAAAGAATACCAAGTTGGGATGTTAATGCCAGAGTACAACATACTTCATATATCTCATGAAGACAAGTCTATTTTCTTAAGTGATGAGACTTATTCTTCCCCTAACTTACTATTCAAACTGTATGTTCTATTCGTTTCAACCATTATACTACAGAGGTAAACTCTAATacaaaatcaagtcaaagttcaTTTATCTCAAAGCCTGCAACATTTTGCCAACTCACAGTGATCCAAAAGCTCTGGAAGCACAAGCTACAAAAGCGACAATTTGAGTTCATCTGATAGGAATCAGTTTCTTCCTATCTAACAAAACTGACTTGTATtgattgagaaaagaaaatataataaaaacataagaaaCTGATACAATTAATCTAGATCTTCAGTTTATGACATCTATATCTATACTTTCTCTCTGAATAATCAACATTCCCTCCACTGACCAGTGCCTCATCTGAACTTCCGTCAAGCTTAAGCCTTTTGCCTAGGAAAACAGGTGTAAACTAGGGCCGTCTTGGCCAATGAACCTCCAGTTGGTCCATGGTGCTATCTTCaaatataatagtttaatttatatcattctatcgtttttctttttaccataGAAATAATTTACACCTGTTTCAGTTCATACCATTCAAATCTAATATTTTCAGCATCACCAACGGTAGATATATCCAATACCAGTCTATGATGCACAGCCACGAGCAAAATTATATCCACTATGCCAAcgatataaatataagaatactCAAGAAAAAAAACTGTAGCTAGGATATgcaaggaaaagaaagagagaagcaTACCTTTTTTCCTTCCTCAAGTCTAGTGGTATAAAACTCACCATGCTATAGTTACTAACCTGTTCAGAAAgaggaaataaatatataaataaaatgacagGGGCTGATTGTCCCATGAAGATATATGGAAATGGATTAAGCAGAACCAcccttaattatttttgaagatTGATCCCAAAGGAAAcgtaaatttcatatatataattattttgaaggGATGATTAATAAGTATACAGTGACTAGAAACATAGCAAGATTGGGTTAGTTTAGTAGACTGGCCCcatatttggaaataaaatgCAGTTAAATAATAACACAGGTGGCCTATCTGAACCTCATAAGTATGATTGCACTCAGacaaaatatgatatttaaaaatggAACATCAGCCCGATAATCTTGCCCAGAAATTTAATGACAATTCATGCTTGCTTAACATCACCCAAGTATAACtttaacataaaagaaataatgataAGACTTTTAAGGTGTATGTTAGGAAAAAGGTTCAAAGTTAGAAGTTACAAAACAGTTAACAGTAGTTGGACAGTTTATGGGTGGTTAGAAGAAGTTATTTAATCTAGTAAGGGTTATCTTTTAAGGAGGAAACGGTTCCTCCTGGTGGTGGTGTGTATTCTGTTTCAGAACAGGGCTTGCCTGTGTAGGATGTTTTCTTGTATTATGTTTTTCAGAAATAGACTCTTATTTACATTGTGCAGTAAGATTTGTGTGTTAATTTCTTAAACTGAATTATAAATCTGGTTTCTTGTCTCTAAGAAACCTAACAATTGGTCCGACCTGTCAGATCAGTCAAACACCATGGAATGCAGAGTAAGTACATTAGAGAGAGCTTTTGAGGAGAATAGAGAGGAAACTAGGGCCAACTTTCAAAGATTCGGAGATATGATAGAGGATATCTTGCGAAGACTCAAGAATATGGAAAGAGAATCAGTTGAAAGCAAAGGTTCTGTGTATGGAGATAGAGTGGGAAGAAGTGAAGAGGTTGAGGAGGAATGGGAGGAAGATAAAAGGGAGAGCGAGCGAGGATGGATGAAAAGAGTGGAACTTCCTTCTTTTGAAGGACGGGATCCCATTGGGTGGATAAGTAGGGCTGAAAAATTTTTTGAAGTGCAAGAGGTTTCCCCTAGGGAGAGAATCAAGTTGGCCTTCATTAGTATGGAAGGCGGAGCTAATCATTGGTTCAGTTTTTGGAggaagaaaactaaaacacCGACATGGGAAGAATTGAAGGAAGCATTGATGAGAAGGTTTGGAGGAAGGGATAGATCTTCGTATATGAAAAATTGGCTGCTGTCAAACAGCAAGGAGAAGTGGAAGATTAAATACAGGAATTTGAGATGTTAGTAGGCCAAGCAACAGACATGACAGATGAACAATTGTTAAGGTATTTTTTTGCAGGCTTGCATGTTAATATTCGAAATCAGATCTGACCACACAATCCCAAGGATCTATTGAGAGCCATGGAGATCGCTAGAGATGTGGAAGGAGTTTCAAGTGAGGTAAGGTCAGGGGAGAGAACAACAACTAGAAGTAATTTGTATCCTAGTTGTTTTCAAGGGAGTGGAGGAATAAATTCTCGGGTAGAAATGGTGAAGGAGACCTCAACTGAACCAGGAAGTTCCAGTCATGTTAGCACGGCTTAAGAAATGGAGGGGGAGTAACCTAGGAGTCTAAGGTGGGCAGTACGAGTACAAGAGAAAACAGAACCAAAGGGTGGTGGAATTTACCTTATCCTGAATATGTCAAGCGTAGGGAAGAGGGCATATGTTTTCAATGTGGAGGGCCATACAGTCCTGGTCATAAATGTCCTGATAAGAACCTTCGGGTGTTAATTTTGGGGAGAATAAAGAGGAAGAGGAgcctgaagaagaagaagataaggACCATTCGCGATCAATTACCAGAttttcaccttgaggacaaggttgtttggAATCTGGGGAGTATTGATAAGACTTTTAAGGTGTATGTCAGGAAAAAGGTTCAAAATTAGAAGTTACAAAACAGTTAACAGTAGTTGGACAGTTTATGGGTGGTTAAAAGAAGTTATTTAATCTACTAAGGGTTATCTTTTAAGGAGGAAACGGTTCCTCCCAGTGGTGGTGTGTATTTTGTTTCAGAATAGGGCTTGTCCTGTGTAGAAGGGAATTTCTTTCCTTGGAAGCTGTTGGatattttcttgtattatatttttcagaATTAGAATGTTATTTGCGTTGTGCAGTAAGGTTTGTGTGTTAATTTCTTAAACTGAATTATAAATCTGGTTTCTTGTCTCCAAGAAACCTAACAAATAAGGATAAACTCAATTGCTTATTTAGACTTAGACATTGTTGTCAACAAAAATCCACTATACTTCAGTCTATAACAATTCTAATAATATAGCTATCTATGTTCTATGTTCCTTGGTAGTAGCCCAACATTCTACATAAACCCAGCACACAATGACGGAAGTGTAAATTGCTAACAAATTGTGAAAATATAACATGGCATGGTATATAACCCAGACATTATGATGAGGTCTATATGGAGATGAGGCCCAAAGAACCATTGGTCCACTCTTAGTGGGAGAATACGGACTCTAGCAAATGGAAAGTGTATGTgaggagaaagaagagagagagagagaagaggaaggtTTTTGGGATATAGAGAATCATCTGTATTTCTCTGTTGAGGAGCTCTGCTCCGGAAATGGGAGTCTACTTCTATTGATTTTCCTATACTTTCAATAATATGATATACTTTTCTATTACTTGTGATCTGTTTTCTTTCTGTCTTCTTGGTTCCCATTACATTAATAAACGGTTTAACATTGAAAACCAACATGTACACAGTTTATTAACTCAAAATATTATTGGGAAAGGAGGATAATGGCATAACTTCCATAAAATCATAGATGACCTACCAATTCAATCAAAGCTTTATTCAGCTTTGCATACTGAGGACCCATCCGTTGATTCAATTCAGACAGTAAAAAGGTGGGCTCTGGATCCAAAAAGCTAAGAGCAAAAGTATATTAAAActtgaatgaatgaaaatatgaaaacaaatttgGGAAAGAAAATTTAGTGACAGTGATTACTCATCAAGATCTTTCTTGTTAGTCACAAGGTCCATCTTTGAGAGGATATTAACATGGGGTATTTCAAGTTGAACCATTGCAGAAAGGCATGCCATGCATCCACTTATAAATTTGGTCACATCTGTCATGAACTGgaaacaatttaaaatcattagTCAATAAAGACGATGGTACAAATAAACGACAGCTGGAAGCCTAAAGAAATACGAGAAAGCCAAaagcttaaaagaaaatatgatttcAGCAAACTACCACAAACCTGAGAATCAAGTAAGTAAACAGCACAAACACTAAAATTTTTCCGTTTCAGATGTTCCATAAAATTCTTAAACACGGGAACGTGTGAATAAAGTTCTATCtgacctgcaaaacattacaatgtAAAGCTGATTTATCGCAACTTGTCAAGCCAACCAAAAATCATGATAAACAACCGTAATATAGACTTCAACATTACAGAAACTGGCCATACTACCGTTCTGTTCTCAATGAACAAAATTAAAGTAGTTCGTTATACCACCCCTTCTGATTTGGTCGCCTTCCATAAGTGTTATTGCATTTTATAACCATAACAATATTATCACCAACTCATAATCACAATATCCTCCAAAAACTTCAAACATCAAACTTCCGATACTAAAACATAACTAAATAACAAAAAGGTAGAGAACAGAGCGTGAATACCAGGGCAGTCAAAAACCAAGTAATCATCATCTAAATAATTGTCCAACTCCTCAGTGAGCCAATCATCCAGGTTATCCTCAAGGTgcctaaatataattattaaggGAACCAAAtcttaaatcaaattttcaaaacagcAAAAGCTAACATGGGTACACATGGAGATAAAGTGTACTGCTAAAcataattgaagaaaaaggataCTCCATGCAGTAAACAAGACCACCATTAGGACCCAATCCCAGCT
This genomic stretch from Vigna radiata var. radiata cultivar VC1973A chromosome 7, Vradiata_ver6, whole genome shotgun sequence harbors:
- the LOC106769378 gene encoding GPN-loop GTPase 3, producing MGYAQLVIGPAGSGKSTYCSSLYEHCVASRRTIHVVNLDPAAENFDYPVAMDIRELISLDDVMEELGLGPNGGLVYCMEHLEDNLDDWLTEELDNYLDDDYLVFDCPGQIELYSHVPVFKNFMEHLKRKNFSVCAVYLLDSQFMTDVTKFISGCMACLSAMVQLEIPHVNILSKMDLVTNKKDLDDFLDPEPTFLLSELNQRMGPQYAKLNKALIELVSNYSMVSFIPLDLRKEKSIQYVLGQIDNCIQYGEDADVKVKDFDPEEDE